From the genome of Mycoplasma putrefaciens KS1, one region includes:
- a CDS encoding lipoprotein produces MKKLLSILGAVGLIVSTGTVAVACTNKEQKNLNQQQVIVDKFTAEIKKASEEFEQEYNSIIAEAKTKYTAEEWDALIKKLEKIKEKFSKDPNKDFGRIFEEKTKEEAIKEDKVKPGKKITENFEQEYKAKLEKFLQTAKSEAEKKFLTDVFKHNIEVINKAIEDQAKKEAEIIINNTFEEHKKFFEKFKEPIEKLESSKQKYEQAVKKAIENFDREISKIKNLKRDEK; encoded by the coding sequence ATGAAAAAACTGTTATCAATTTTAGGAGCAGTAGGACTAATTGTTTCCACTGGAACTGTTGCAGTTGCTTGTACTAATAAAGAACAAAAAAACTTAAATCAACAACAAGTAATAGTTGATAAGTTTACTGCTGAAATTAAAAAAGCATCTGAAGAATTTGAACAAGAATATAATAGTATCATAGCTGAAGCAAAAACTAAGTATACAGCTGAAGAGTGAGATGCATTAATCAAAAAATTAGAAAAGATTAAAGAAAAATTTTCTAAAGACCCAAATAAAGATTTCGGTAGAATATTTGAAGAAAAAACTAAAGAAGAAGCTATTAAAGAAGATAAAGTTAAACCAGGTAAAAAAATTACTGAGAATTTTGAACAAGAATATAAAGCTAAACTTGAAAAATTTTTACAAACTGCCAAATCAGAAGCTGAAAAGAAGTTTTTAACTGATGTCTTTAAACATAATATTGAAGTTATTAACAAAGCAATCGAAGATCAAGCTAAAAAAGAAGCCGAAATTATAATTAACAATACTTTTGAAGAACATAAAAAATTCTTTGAAAAATTTAAAGAGCCAATTGAAAAATTAGAATCTTCAAAACAAAAATATGAACAGGCAGTTAAAAAAGCAATAGAAAATTTTGATAGAGAGATTAGCAAAATTAAAAACCTAAAAAGAGACGAAAAA